A genomic window from Sphingobacterium spiritivorum includes:
- a CDS encoding DUF4783 domain-containing protein produces the protein MKKWIIMATVVLSFLSSFARGWGQDIAENILSSLRAGNSKDLAKNFASTVSVAVKQEDGVYSKFQAELILNEFFRQNKPSSARIMQKMNSNSSNAYYVFSLKTQREQYRVFTKLIENNDVLYISEIRFEPVLVK, from the coding sequence CTTTCATTCCTGAGCAGTTTTGCCAGAGGATGGGGGCAGGATATTGCGGAGAACATTTTAAGTAGTCTCCGGGCCGGTAATTCCAAGGATCTGGCCAAGAATTTTGCCAGTACAGTAAGCGTTGCCGTGAAACAGGAAGATGGTGTATATTCCAAATTTCAGGCAGAGTTAATATTAAATGAGTTCTTCAGACAAAATAAACCATCTTCTGCACGCATCATGCAAAAAATGAACTCCAATTCCTCAAATGCATACTACGTATTTTCGTTAAAGACACAACGGGAACAATACCGTGTCTTCACCAAATTAATCGAAAATAACGATGTTCTGTACATATCAGAGATCAGGTTTGAGCCTGTTCTTGTAAAATAG
- the nadC gene encoding carboxylating nicotinate-nucleotide diphosphorylase, giving the protein MDKEFVEKLAVFVRESLQEDVGDGDHTTLSTIPAGQQGEAKLLVKEDGILAGVEVARKLLEIADPALKIKTLLTDGTAVKVGDIAFYLEGDIHSILKIERLVLNVMQRMSGIATRTHEYVSVLEGTKTKVLDTRKTTPLLRFLEKEAVKIGGGVNHRFGLYDMILIKDNHVDYAGGITKALTSAENYRQQLGKKIQIEIEVRNLKELDEVLAFGSVDRVMLDNFTPQQVKEAVDIIEGRLVTEASGGITIDTIRAYAEAGVDYISVGALTHSVKSLDLSLKAKLI; this is encoded by the coding sequence ATGGATAAAGAATTTGTCGAAAAATTAGCTGTTTTTGTTAGGGAATCCTTACAGGAGGATGTTGGCGATGGAGATCATACTACTTTATCAACTATACCTGCGGGACAGCAGGGAGAAGCTAAATTACTGGTTAAGGAAGATGGAATTCTGGCCGGTGTGGAAGTTGCCCGCAAACTCCTTGAGATAGCAGACCCTGCATTAAAAATCAAAACATTATTAACGGACGGCACTGCTGTAAAGGTAGGAGATATCGCGTTCTATCTGGAAGGAGACATACATAGTATTCTTAAAATTGAGCGTCTGGTGCTGAATGTCATGCAGCGTATGAGTGGTATCGCTACCCGTACGCATGAATATGTCTCGGTACTGGAAGGGACGAAAACGAAAGTTCTGGACACCCGTAAAACGACTCCTTTGCTGCGTTTTCTTGAAAAAGAGGCGGTGAAGATCGGAGGTGGTGTAAATCATCGCTTCGGATTGTACGATATGATTCTGATCAAGGATAATCATGTCGACTATGCAGGAGGTATTACCAAAGCGCTTACCTCTGCTGAAAATTATCGTCAGCAATTAGGAAAAAAAATACAAATAGAAATCGAAGTACGCAATCTTAAGGAACTGGATGAGGTATTGGCATTCGGATCTGTTGATCGTGTAATGTTAGATAATTTTACACCACAGCAAGTAAAAGAAGCCGTAGATATTATTGAAGGAAGACTGGTTACAGAAGCGTCAGGTGGAATTACTATAGATACCATACGTGCATATGCTGAAGCAGGAGTTGATTATATTTCTGTAGGAGCTTTGACCCATTCTGTGAAAAGTCTTGACCTCAGTCTTAAAGCTAAACTTATTTAA
- the plsY gene encoding glycerol-3-phosphate 1-O-acyltransferase PlsY — protein sequence MISIYLLGIVILAYLFGSIPTAVWLGQAFYGVDVREYGSGNAGATNTFRVLGPKAGSAVMFIDILKGWTATNLPHLLDPTIVGMPEAPQFVNFQLALGVIAVLGHLFPIFAGFRGGKGVATLFGMVLAIHLPAALCCVSVFILTLLITHYVSLSSILAGFTFPFSIAFIFHTSVPSVLLYGIAICALILITHQKNIERLLKGHESKIYLFKKKNKT from the coding sequence ATGATTTCAATTTACCTGTTAGGTATCGTAATATTGGCATACTTGTTTGGGTCCATACCTACAGCTGTGTGGTTGGGACAGGCATTTTATGGTGTGGATGTGAGGGAATACGGGAGTGGAAATGCCGGAGCGACCAATACCTTTCGAGTATTGGGACCGAAAGCAGGTAGCGCTGTTATGTTTATCGATATTCTTAAAGGCTGGACGGCGACTAATCTGCCCCATTTATTAGATCCTACTATTGTAGGCATGCCGGAAGCACCTCAATTTGTCAACTTTCAACTGGCTTTAGGTGTAATTGCTGTATTAGGTCATTTATTTCCCATTTTTGCAGGTTTCAGAGGCGGTAAAGGTGTTGCCACCTTATTCGGAATGGTGTTGGCTATTCATTTGCCTGCCGCTTTATGTTGTGTGAGTGTATTTATTCTAACCTTACTGATCACACACTATGTATCGTTGAGTTCTATACTTGCCGGCTTTACATTTCCTTTTAGTATTGCCTTTATTTTTCATACGTCAGTGCCTTCTGTTTTATTGTATGGAATAGCCATATGCGCACTTATTCTGATTACCCATCAGAAAAATATTGAACGGCTTCTCAAGGGGCATGAATCCAAAATCTATTTGTTCAAGAAAAAAAACAAGACTTGA
- a CDS encoding M48 family metallopeptidase, producing the protein MNNLYKYTSMLLVGATLAGCSTVPLTGRRQLSLVSDSQVEQQAAASYKEFLGSASTKVITGTANAALVKKVGNNIAAAVNTYLTSQGIANQYNFNWEFNLIQSDEVNAWCMPGGKVAVYTGILPITVNEAGLATVMGHEIAHAIAKHSSEQMSNQILLQTGGQVVGAATSGKSAIVQNVVGTLYGVGGQLGMLKYSRSNESEADRLGLIFMAMAGYDPQTAVGFWERMSNGKGPGTPEFMSTHPSDARRISDIQKLLPEANKYYKKQRVLKL; encoded by the coding sequence ATGAATAATCTATACAAATATACAAGCATGCTGCTGGTCGGTGCTACACTTGCAGGGTGCTCTACTGTACCTTTGACCGGACGCAGACAATTAAGTCTTGTCAGCGATAGTCAGGTGGAACAGCAGGCTGCTGCTTCCTATAAAGAATTTTTAGGCTCAGCTTCTACAAAAGTAATTACCGGAACAGCTAATGCAGCATTGGTTAAAAAAGTTGGAAACAATATTGCTGCAGCTGTAAATACCTACCTGACCTCTCAGGGAATAGCAAATCAGTATAATTTCAACTGGGAATTTAATCTTATTCAAAGTGATGAGGTCAATGCCTGGTGTATGCCTGGTGGTAAAGTGGCTGTTTATACAGGTATCCTGCCTATCACTGTCAATGAAGCCGGATTGGCTACTGTAATGGGACACGAAATTGCCCATGCAATTGCTAAACACTCCAGCGAACAGATGAGTAATCAGATACTGCTGCAGACTGGCGGACAGGTTGTAGGAGCAGCTACTTCAGGTAAGAGTGCGATTGTACAGAATGTTGTAGGTACATTGTATGGTGTAGGCGGACAGTTGGGGATGCTGAAGTATTCCAGAAGTAATGAATCTGAAGCTGATCGTTTGGGATTGATATTTATGGCGATGGCCGGATATGATCCGCAGACTGCAGTCGGATTTTGGGAAAGAATGTCAAATGGAAAGGGACCGGGTACTCCTGAGTTTATGAGTACACACCCCAGCGATGCCAGACGTATTTCAGATATACAAAAACTGCTGCCTGAGGCAAACAAATATTATAAGAAACAAAGAGTACTTAAATTATAA
- a CDS encoding ecotin codes for MIKFFKVLMILISLGTASVYAQQSVNSSVSMFPKAEKGQVQYIIDVPHSDKDNLKKIEFFAGKIMETDGCNSYGLAGQFEEKDLQGWGYNYYVFTTNGSVRSTMMACPDAKKIQQFVYSEGKLARYNGRLPIVIYAPEGYEIRYKIYTTNDETFVGKTVK; via the coding sequence ATGATAAAATTTTTTAAAGTGTTAATGATATTGATTTCATTAGGAACTGCAAGTGTATATGCACAGCAATCTGTAAACTCTTCTGTAAGTATGTTTCCGAAAGCTGAGAAAGGACAGGTACAATATATCATTGATGTACCCCATTCTGATAAGGATAATTTAAAGAAAATAGAATTTTTTGCTGGAAAAATTATGGAAACTGACGGATGTAACAGCTACGGTTTAGCTGGTCAGTTTGAAGAAAAGGATTTACAGGGCTGGGGCTACAACTATTATGTATTCACTACAAACGGAAGTGTTCGCAGCACTATGATGGCTTGTCCGGATGCTAAGAAAATTCAGCAGTTTGTTTATTCTGAAGGTAAACTTGCACGCTACAACGGAAGATTGCCAATCGTAATCTATGCTCCGGAAGGATACGAGATCAGATATAAGATTTATACAACAAATGATGAGACATTTGTCGGAAAAACAGTGAAATAA
- a CDS encoding efflux RND transporter permease subunit, whose product MISEVFIKRPITAIVISILITILGTISVATLPISQYPSIAPPTVSVTANYTGADAQTVEQTVTTPIESQINGTPGMIYMSSNSTSNGQSQITVTFEVGTDIDIATLDVQNRVGIAEPSLPEAVRRLGVTTRKANTDILMLVSLVSPKGTRDDKFLSNYINLYIKDAIMRVKGVGDATVFGQPFSMRVWLDANKLSNLGLTPADVSNAIQEQNIRMPGGSVGGRPQESSTVFEYPILTDGDLSNVEDFEDIIVKANTDGSIVLLKDVARVELGQFSYSTSTKTDGMVSTGMMINQTPGGNAVETADGIYKALEQLKKSFPDDVDYVVGYETISVVNASIESVIHTLLEALLLVTVVVFFFLQSWRATLIPVLAIPVSIVGTFIFFLLFGFSINNLTMLAFVLAIGIVVDDAIVVVEAVQHYIDHYKLDAKEATRRAMKDITAPVIAIALILSAVFVPVGFIPGMVGKLYQQFAITIAVSVMLSAFIALTLTPALCSLMLRPTSVNKEARGLNKFFFKFNVWFEKVTNRYSKGVQQCIRKAPLVLIILLCIFVGTGWMFNAKPTGFIPSEDGGMFFAGVTLPEGASSARTNEVLDELEADLKKDFPEINHVTTISGINILNRAFKPNGATLFVSLKHWNDRKRTAAEITGAIMQKYMAYQKARILAVTPPAIPGLGTSGGFSMMLLDQQTVDIKEFEGVVGKFLAAANQRPEIGMAYTLFSSNSPNYKLHVNREQAKRMGVPVSNIYSTIAAYLGSSYVNDFTKYGRNFRVVTQADTAYRMGIEDINKLYVRNAAGSSVPMATLVSYELTTSPSIVNHYNIFRSIEVSGSAAPGYSSGDALKALEEVAAQTLPNGYDYQFSGLSLQEKQSGSQTIMIFALCILFVFLLLASLYESWSVPFSILLSVPLGVFGAILTLILIPRLDNNIFAQIGLVTIIGLAAKNAILIVEFAKERVDIGMNLIEATLDAVKLRLRPIIMTSLAFILGIIPLMLSTGAGAVSRQTIGWTVFGGMAAATFLAIFIVPVLFVVITRMAYGKKKLAELEANFDEEKAKNLSAH is encoded by the coding sequence ATGATTTCAGAAGTTTTTATAAAAAGACCCATAACGGCAATCGTAATATCAATATTGATTACGATTCTGGGAACGATATCCGTTGCCACACTGCCGATAAGTCAATACCCTTCCATTGCTCCTCCGACAGTATCTGTTACGGCTAACTATACAGGTGCCGATGCACAGACTGTAGAACAAACGGTGACTACTCCTATTGAGAGTCAGATCAACGGTACCCCGGGGATGATCTATATGTCCTCAAACAGTACTTCCAATGGTCAGTCTCAGATCACTGTAACCTTTGAAGTAGGTACAGATATTGATATTGCTACGCTTGACGTTCAAAACCGTGTAGGTATTGCTGAACCGTCATTACCGGAAGCGGTAAGACGTCTGGGTGTGACTACACGTAAAGCAAATACAGATATCCTCATGCTCGTTTCCTTAGTTTCTCCTAAAGGAACAAGAGATGATAAGTTTCTATCCAACTATATCAACCTCTATATCAAAGATGCGATTATGCGTGTCAAAGGTGTCGGTGATGCGACAGTATTCGGACAGCCATTCTCTATGCGGGTATGGTTAGATGCAAACAAACTGTCAAACCTTGGACTTACACCTGCAGATGTATCAAATGCTATTCAGGAACAGAATATACGGATGCCGGGAGGTAGTGTGGGTGGACGTCCGCAGGAATCTTCTACTGTATTCGAATACCCTATCCTGACAGATGGAGACCTTTCCAATGTAGAAGATTTTGAAGATATTATTGTAAAAGCCAATACTGACGGATCTATCGTATTGTTGAAAGACGTGGCCCGTGTAGAGCTGGGACAATTCTCTTACAGCACTTCTACCAAGACTGACGGCATGGTATCTACAGGTATGATGATCAATCAGACTCCTGGAGGTAATGCGGTAGAAACAGCCGATGGTATCTACAAAGCACTGGAACAATTGAAAAAATCATTTCCGGATGATGTAGATTATGTTGTTGGTTATGAAACCATTTCGGTTGTAAATGCATCTATAGAATCGGTTATCCATACCCTTTTAGAAGCCTTATTACTGGTAACGGTAGTGGTGTTCTTCTTCCTGCAGAGCTGGAGAGCAACATTAATCCCTGTACTGGCTATCCCGGTTTCTATTGTAGGAACATTTATATTCTTCTTACTGTTTGGATTCTCTATCAATAACCTGACGATGCTTGCATTCGTACTCGCAATTGGTATCGTAGTGGATGATGCCATCGTCGTCGTGGAAGCTGTCCAGCATTATATAGATCATTATAAGCTTGATGCTAAAGAAGCTACCCGCCGGGCGATGAAAGACATTACAGCCCCAGTTATTGCAATTGCGCTGATTCTTTCTGCAGTATTCGTTCCTGTAGGATTTATCCCAGGCATGGTGGGTAAACTTTACCAACAGTTTGCCATTACAATTGCCGTATCTGTAATGTTATCGGCTTTTATAGCACTTACCCTTACTCCTGCCCTTTGTTCACTGATGCTGAGACCAACATCCGTTAATAAAGAAGCCAGAGGACTGAATAAGTTTTTCTTCAAATTTAACGTATGGTTTGAAAAAGTCACAAACAGATATTCCAAAGGTGTACAGCAATGTATCCGTAAGGCTCCTCTGGTACTGATTATTCTGTTATGTATTTTTGTCGGCACAGGATGGATGTTCAATGCCAAACCTACAGGATTTATTCCTTCCGAGGACGGAGGTATGTTCTTTGCCGGAGTTACATTGCCTGAAGGAGCTTCTTCTGCCCGTACAAATGAGGTCCTCGACGAACTGGAAGCGGACTTAAAGAAAGATTTCCCTGAAATCAATCACGTAACGACTATTTCGGGTATCAATATCCTTAATCGTGCATTTAAACCAAATGGAGCAACGCTCTTCGTTTCATTGAAACACTGGAATGACCGTAAGCGTACAGCAGCAGAGATTACAGGTGCTATTATGCAAAAATATATGGCTTATCAAAAAGCCCGTATTCTGGCAGTAACGCCTCCTGCTATTCCGGGTCTTGGTACATCCGGAGGTTTCTCTATGATGTTGTTAGATCAGCAGACGGTAGATATCAAAGAATTTGAAGGTGTAGTAGGTAAATTCTTGGCCGCTGCTAATCAGCGTCCTGAGATCGGTATGGCCTATACCCTGTTCAGTTCGAACTCCCCTAACTATAAACTGCACGTAAATCGTGAACAGGCAAAAAGAATGGGAGTTCCTGTTTCCAATATCTATTCGACTATAGCTGCTTATCTTGGTAGTAGTTATGTCAACGATTTTACGAAATATGGCCGTAACTTCCGTGTCGTTACACAGGCGGATACAGCATATCGTATGGGAATAGAAGATATCAACAAACTGTATGTTCGAAATGCAGCCGGATCTTCTGTACCGATGGCTACATTAGTCAGTTATGAACTGACAACCAGTCCATCGATCGTCAATCACTACAATATCTTCAGAAGTATCGAGGTATCGGGTAGTGCTGCTCCGGGCTATAGCTCGGGTGATGCGTTAAAAGCATTGGAGGAAGTAGCTGCACAGACATTGCCTAACGGTTATGACTATCAGTTCTCGGGTCTTAGTTTGCAGGAAAAACAATCGGGATCACAGACGATTATGATCTTTGCACTCTGTATACTCTTTGTATTCTTGCTTCTGGCATCCTTATACGAAAGCTGGTCAGTACCATTCTCCATCCTTCTTTCTGTACCTCTGGGGGTATTCGGAGCGATCCTGACATTGATTCTGATCCCGAGACTGGATAACAATATCTTTGCTCAGATTGGTCTCGTCACGATTATCGGTCTTGCTGCGAAAAATGCGATTCTGATCGTGGAGTTTGCCAAAGAGCGTGTAGATATCGGTATGAATCTGATCGAAGCGACATTAGATGCAGTCAAACTGCGTTTACGCCCTATCATCATGACATCACTTGCATTTATTCTGGGTATTATCCCGTTGATGCTTTCCACTGGTGCCGGTGCTGTATCACGTCAGACGATTGGATGGACAGTATTCGGAGGTATGGCTGCAGCTACATTCTTAGCTATATTTATCGTTCCTGTGTTATTTGTGGTCATCACTCGTATGGCATATGGCAAGAAAAAATTAGCCGAACTTGAAGCTAATTTTGATGAAGAAAAGGCTAAAAATCTAAGTGCCCATTAA
- a CDS encoding efflux RND transporter periplasmic adaptor subunit, whose translation MNKRHLLTAFFIGSALVWQSCGNKDAKQQGAAQAPAERVVPVTTAVVNEEIVTGNITYPASVVALNETELRAEVNGYITNIYVADGAVVSKGQKLYEIDGIRYTAAVDQAKANLNIAQANYDRVQTDLKRYEKLAQQDAIAKQTLDYAKTDLANQQAQVASAKAALTTANTNLARSVIRAPFAGTVGISQVRAGALVSAGTTLMNTISSNDPIAVEIQVNEKDISKFTALRNSHKSSAISLTLPDGTEYPEHGTIHTVDRAIDPNTGTLKVRAAFNNVNRSLVAGMNLTLSIKQESASNELVVPYKAVMEQLGVFNVYVVGDSSKAEIRHVELGTKIGDRIVIKKGITPGDKVIVEGVMNLQPGVKVTESKGTENGAAPKKG comes from the coding sequence ATGAATAAGAGACATTTATTAACGGCATTTTTTATTGGTTCTGCACTTGTGTGGCAATCATGTGGGAATAAGGATGCTAAACAGCAAGGCGCTGCGCAGGCACCTGCTGAACGGGTAGTTCCGGTTACTACAGCTGTTGTTAACGAAGAAATTGTAACAGGTAATATTACTTATCCGGCTTCTGTCGTCGCATTGAATGAAACAGAACTACGTGCGGAAGTTAATGGTTATATCACTAATATATATGTTGCTGATGGAGCTGTTGTTTCAAAAGGACAGAAATTATATGAAATTGACGGTATACGCTATACTGCCGCAGTAGATCAGGCAAAAGCGAATCTGAATATTGCGCAGGCCAATTATGACCGTGTACAGACTGATTTGAAGCGCTACGAAAAACTTGCTCAGCAGGATGCGATCGCTAAACAGACATTAGACTATGCAAAGACAGACCTGGCTAATCAACAAGCGCAGGTGGCTTCTGCAAAAGCTGCGTTGACAACAGCTAATACAAACCTGGCAAGATCAGTGATCAGAGCTCCTTTTGCAGGAACAGTAGGCATCTCACAGGTACGTGCAGGAGCATTGGTTTCAGCAGGAACTACATTAATGAATACAATCTCATCTAATGATCCTATCGCAGTAGAAATTCAGGTAAATGAAAAAGATATCAGCAAATTCACAGCACTCAGAAACAGCCACAAATCATCCGCTATTTCATTAACCTTGCCAGATGGAACTGAATATCCTGAACATGGAACCATTCACACAGTTGACCGTGCTATCGATCCGAATACAGGAACATTAAAAGTACGTGCTGCATTTAACAATGTCAACAGAAGCCTGGTAGCCGGTATGAACCTGACACTGAGCATCAAACAGGAATCTGCCAGCAACGAGCTTGTTGTCCCTTACAAAGCAGTAATGGAACAACTGGGAGTCTTCAATGTATACGTAGTAGGTGACAGCAGTAAAGCTGAGATTCGTCATGTCGAACTGGGAACCAAGATCGGTGACCGAATTGTAATCAAAAAAGGAATTACTCCGGGTGATAAAGTAATTGTTGAAGGAGTGATGAATCTCCAGCCCGGTGTTAAAGTAACTGAAAGTAAAGGAACAGAGAATGGTGCAGCTCCTAAAAAAGGGTAA
- a CDS encoding TolC family protein — MKSNKIILSILATTALFNWAFAQQVPQKATLQQLIDYALQNKISIKQAEIDEAIGEKDIDISLSGWYPQLALTGNYNHNLKIPTNAFGGQTVVMGQKNSSNLTLQADQQLLNPALMQASKAAELTRLSNKQNTENVRINTVVDVSKAYYDILTSEEQINIVRENIIRLDKQLKDAQVRYEVGLVDKTDFKRAQIALSNARADEKRTVELRKYKYDYLKQLLALDIKDPLTLSFDNANMETEILLDTTGGLDNSKRIEFQQLETAKKLQQLNTQYYKWTYLPSLSAFINYGLDYRNDKFGDLYNDSFPRSTVGLNLTFPIFQGFKRKNQINKSQLQEARIDWDIQNLNNQISTEYSLAQASYNANLSDWKTSKDNVDLSKEVYNTIKLQYDEGIKTYLDLMTAETDLKTSQLNYLNALYALLSSKLDVQKALGNIQTN; from the coding sequence ATGAAGTCCAATAAAATTATATTATCCATCCTAGCCACCACTGCCCTTTTCAACTGGGCGTTTGCACAGCAAGTACCTCAAAAGGCTACGCTGCAACAGCTTATAGATTATGCTTTGCAGAACAAAATTTCTATCAAACAAGCCGAAATAGATGAAGCCATCGGCGAGAAAGATATTGACATCTCTCTTTCCGGATGGTATCCTCAGTTGGCATTGACAGGTAATTATAATCATAATCTTAAGATACCTACCAATGCTTTTGGCGGGCAAACTGTTGTCATGGGACAGAAAAACTCAAGCAACCTGACACTTCAGGCTGATCAGCAATTACTGAATCCTGCCCTTATGCAAGCGTCTAAAGCAGCTGAACTGACCAGACTCTCTAATAAACAGAATACAGAGAATGTACGGATCAATACTGTAGTCGACGTCAGTAAAGCTTATTATGATATTCTGACAAGTGAAGAACAAATCAACATTGTCAGGGAAAATATCATCAGACTGGACAAACAATTGAAGGATGCACAAGTGAGATACGAAGTAGGGCTGGTGGATAAGACGGACTTCAAACGTGCACAGATTGCGTTGAGTAATGCAAGAGCGGATGAAAAAAGAACAGTGGAACTGCGTAAATATAAGTATGACTACCTGAAGCAACTTCTGGCTTTGGATATAAAAGATCCGTTGACGCTGTCATTTGACAATGCGAATATGGAAACTGAAATACTTTTAGATACAACAGGCGGACTGGATAACAGTAAGCGGATAGAATTCCAACAATTAGAAACTGCGAAAAAACTGCAACAGCTAAATACGCAATACTACAAATGGACATATCTGCCTAGTCTTAGTGCATTTATTAATTACGGACTTGATTACCGTAATGATAAATTCGGAGACCTTTACAATGACAGCTTCCCGAGATCTACTGTAGGTCTTAATCTGACTTTCCCTATTTTTCAGGGATTTAAGAGAAAAAATCAGATCAATAAATCCCAACTTCAGGAAGCAAGAATAGACTGGGATATTCAGAATCTGAACAATCAGATCAGCACTGAATATTCACTTGCTCAGGCTTCTTATAATGCAAATCTGAGTGATTGGAAAACATCAAAAGACAATGTGGATCTGTCCAAAGAAGTCTATAACACTATCAAACTTCAATATGATGAAGGGATCAAGACTTATCTGGATCTGATGACAGCAGAGACTGATTTAAAAACAAGTCAGCTAAACTATCTGAATGCCTTGTATGCATTATTGTCCAGCAAACTGGATGTTCAAAAAGCATTGGGAAATATACAAACGAATTAA
- a CDS encoding TetR/AcrR family transcriptional regulator: protein MNVRFRDINEKKAAIFNTTIALIGEHGFHGTSMSMIAKSAQVATGTIYHYFPSKDCLIEELHLECKKFLNARIFENISEIKDYKEKFFTIWKRFIHYGLMQPDMFGFLEQFYSSPYMENIKEKFRHSAISENNIHDFLVEGIKLKQLKDLDINILLTSYIGVATSTIRIILYAKVNYTETHYDQLIQIVWDGVSNENKYEVQ, encoded by the coding sequence ATGAACGTTCGGTTTAGAGATATAAATGAAAAAAAGGCTGCTATCTTCAATACGACTATAGCACTTATTGGTGAGCATGGATTCCATGGCACCTCTATGAGTATGATTGCAAAATCGGCACAGGTTGCTACAGGTACCATCTATCATTACTTTCCATCTAAGGACTGTCTGATAGAAGAGCTTCATCTGGAATGTAAAAAGTTTTTGAATGCACGCATCTTTGAAAATATTAGCGAGATTAAAGATTACAAAGAAAAATTTTTTACCATTTGGAAGCGGTTTATCCATTACGGGTTAATGCAACCAGATATGTTTGGCTTTCTTGAGCAGTTCTATTCCTCCCCTTACATGGAGAATATTAAAGAAAAATTCCGACATAGTGCTATTAGTGAAAACAATATACATGATTTCCTTGTTGAAGGAATTAAACTGAAACAGCTTAAGGATTTAGATATCAACATATTATTAACCTCATACATTGGAGTCGCTACATCTACTATCAGAATCATACTATACGCAAAAGTAAATTACACAGAGACACATTACGACCAACTGATCCAGATTGTTTGGGATGGTGTTTCAAATGAAAATAAATATGAAGTCCAATAA
- a CDS encoding c-type cytochrome: MKFLTILSCLAAVYLISLLNACQPNVSIQTAQYAVNGQKLYTTHCQNCHGAKGEGLGKLYPPLTDAKYFKDNRNILPCIIKNGISGPIQINGETFNEKMPGVPELTEVDIAYILTYITTTFVQETEKYSQEEVRTNLQNCK, encoded by the coding sequence ATGAAATTTTTGACCATATTGAGCTGTTTAGCGGCAGTCTATCTTATCAGTCTGTTGAATGCCTGTCAACCTAATGTCAGCATTCAGACAGCTCAATATGCCGTCAATGGTCAAAAACTATATACAACGCACTGTCAGAATTGTCACGGGGCAAAAGGAGAAGGACTTGGAAAGCTGTATCCACCCCTTACAGACGCCAAATATTTCAAAGACAACCGCAACATACTGCCCTGTATTATAAAAAACGGTATCTCCGGACCAATACAGATTAACGGAGAAACATTTAATGAAAAAATGCCGGGAGTACCTGAACTCACAGAGGTTGATATAGCCTATATTCTGACCTATATCACGACAACATTTGTTCAGGAGACCGAAAAATACAGTCAGGAAGAGGTTCGGACGAACCTTCAAAACTGTAAATAG
- a CDS encoding SCO family protein, producing MRLLYILTLAAGIFLSSCSGNDTRLPIYGDREAVEKNVDGKVVIDTAYHTIPAFSFLNQDSVLITDKNFDNKIYIANFFFTHCPSICPTMQRNLLKVYEKYKGDERIAFLSHSIDFKYDHPYILKAYANKLGVTNDQWQFVNGSKADIYGIANDYLVFAKEDSNVPGGYDHQGYLVIVDKDKRIRGAYDGTDSEQVDKLLKDLEILFKEYK from the coding sequence ATGAGATTACTATATATATTGACACTCGCTGCCGGTATTTTTCTTTCCTCTTGTTCAGGTAATGATACAAGGCTTCCGATCTACGGAGACAGAGAAGCTGTGGAAAAAAACGTAGATGGTAAAGTCGTTATTGATACAGCATATCATACTATTCCTGCATTCAGTTTTCTCAATCAGGACAGTGTGCTGATAACAGATAAGAATTTTGACAATAAAATATATATTGCCAACTTTTTCTTTACACATTGCCCGAGCATCTGCCCTACTATGCAGCGTAACTTATTGAAAGTATATGAAAAATATAAAGGAGATGAACGTATAGCATTTCTTTCCCACAGTATTGATTTCAAATATGATCATCCGTACATATTAAAAGCATATGCTAATAAACTGGGAGTCACAAATGATCAGTGGCAATTCGTTAACGGGTCTAAAGCAGACATATATGGGATTGCTAATGATTACCTTGTGTTTGCCAAAGAAGACAGCAATGTACCGGGAGGATATGACCATCAGGGATATCTGGTGATCGTGGATAAGGATAAACGTATCCGTGGTGCTTATGACGGTACAGATTCAGAACAGGTAGACAAATTATTAAAAGATCTGGAGATCTTATTCAAAGAATACAAGTAA